In one Microtus ochrogaster isolate Prairie Vole_2 chromosome 6 unlocalized genomic scaffold, MicOch1.0 chr6_random_2, whole genome shotgun sequence genomic region, the following are encoded:
- the Cacybp gene encoding calcyclin-binding protein: MASALEELQKDLEDVKVVLEKCTRKRVRDALTSEKSKIETEIKNKMQQKSQKKPELDSEKPAAVVAPLTTGYTVKISNYGWDQSDKFVKIYITLTGVHQVPTENVQVHFTERSFDLLVKNLNGKNYSMIVNNLLKPISVESSSKKVKTDTVIILCRKKAENTRWDYLTQVEKECKEKEKPSYDAETDPSEGLMNVLKKIYEDGDDDMKRTINKAWVESREKQAREDTEF; encoded by the exons ATGGCTTCCGCTTTGGAGGAG TTGCAGAAGGACCTGGAAGATGTCAAAGTGGTGCTGGAAAAGTGCACTAGGAAAAGAGTACGTGACGCTCTTACAAGTGAAAAGTCCAAGAttgagacagaaataaagaacaagatgcagcagaaatcacagaagaaacCAGAACTTGACAGTGAAAAGCCAGCTGCTGTGGTTGCTCCACTTACAACAGGATACACTGTGAAAATCAGTAATTATG GATGGGATCAGTCAGATAAGTTTGTGAAAATCTACATTACCTTAACTGGAGTTCATCAGGTTCCCACTGAGAATGTGCAGGTACACTTCACAGAAAG GTCATTTGATCTTTTGGTAAAAAATCTCAACGGCAAGAATTACTCTATGATTGTGAACAATCTTTTGAAACCCATCTCTGTGGAAAGCAGTTCCAAAAAA GTCAAGACTGATACAGTTATCATCTTAtgtagaaagaaagcagaaaacacacGATGGGACTACTTAACTCAGGTGGAAAAAGAATGCAAAGAGAAAGA aaAGCCTTCCTACGATGCTGAAACAGATCCTAGTGAGGGATTAATGAACgttctaaagaaaatttatgaagATGGAGATGATGACATGAAGCGAACCATTAATAAAGCATGGGTGGAATCTAGAGAGAAGCAAGCCAGAGAAGACACAGAATTTTGA